The Danio rerio strain Tuebingen ecotype United States chromosome 1, GRCz12tu, whole genome shotgun sequence genome includes a region encoding these proteins:
- the LOC141384377 gene encoding uncharacterized protein, with protein sequence MLQFTVKHASNMLVAINAVYIYLSIYLSIYLSIYLSIYLSVCLSVCLSVCLSVCLSVCLSVCLSVRPSIYLPVYLFVCLSVCLSVRPSVRPSVRPFIYLSICLSIYLSIYLSICLSVCLSVCLSVRPSVRPSVRPSVCPSVRPSVRPSIYLPVYLFVHLSIYLSIYLSIYLSIYLSIYLSVCLSVCLSVCLSVCLSVCLSVRPSVRPSVRPSVRPSARPSVHPSIYLPVYLFVHLSIYLSIYLSIYLSIYLSIYLSIYLSIYLSVCLSVCLSVCLSVCLSVRPSVRLSTCLSVCPSIYLSIYLSIYLSIYLSICLSVCLSVCLSVCLSVCLSVCLSVRPSVRPSVRPSVRPSVRPSVRLSTCLSVCPSIYLSIYLSIYLSIYLSIYLSIYLSIYLSVCLSVCLSVCLSVRPSVRPSVRTVTDLQKCCSVAVRDKESDAKPNKHLSKNN encoded by the exons ATGCTTCAATTTACTGTGAAACATGCTTCAAACATGCTAGTAGCTATAAACGCggtttatatctatctatctatctatctatctatctatctatctatctatctatctatctatctgtctgtctgtctgtctgtctgtctgtctgtctgtctgtctgtctgtctgtctgtctgtctgtctgtctgtctgtccgtccgtccgtccatttatctacctgtctatctgtttgtctgtctgtctgtctgtctgtccgtccgtccgtccgtccgtccgtccgtccgtccatttatctacctgtctatctgtttgtccatctatctatctatctatctatctatctgtctgtctgtctgtctgtctgtctgtctgtccgtccgtccgtccgtccgtccgtccgtccgtccgtccgtctgtccgtccgtccgtccgtccgtccgtccgtccatttaTCTCCCTGTCTATCTGTttgttcatctatctatctatctatctatctatctatctatctatctatctatctatctatctatctatctgtctgtctgtctgtctgtctgtctgtctgtctgtctgtctgtctgtctgtctgtctgtctgtctgtccgtccgtccgtccgtccgtccgtccgtccgtccgtccgtccgtccgcccgtccgtccgtccatccgtccatttatctacctgtctatctgtttgtccatctatctatctatctatctatctatctatctatctatctatctatctatctatctatctatctatctatctatctatctatctatctgtctgtctgtctgtctgtctgtctgtctgtctgtctgtctgtctgtctgtccgtccgtccgtccgtccgtttatctacctgtctatctgtttgtccatctatctatctatctatctatctatctatctatctatctatctatctatctatctgtctgtctgtctgtctgtctgtctgtctgtctgtctgtctgtctgtctgtctgtctgtctgtctgtctgtccgtccgtccgtccgtccgtccgtccgtccgtccgtccgtccgtccgtccgtccgtccgtccgtttatctacctgtctatctgtttgtccatctatctatctatctatctatctatctatctatctatctatctatctatctatctatctatctatctatctatctatctatctatctgtctgtctgtctgtctgtctgtctgtctgtctgtctgtccgtccgtccgtccgtccgtccgtcc GTACAGTGACGGATCTGCAAAAGTGCTGTTCAGTGGCTGTAAGAGATAAAGAGTCTGATGCAAAGCCAAACAAGCATCTGTCCAAGAACAACTga